The following are encoded together in the Neofelis nebulosa isolate mNeoNeb1 chromosome 9, mNeoNeb1.pri, whole genome shotgun sequence genome:
- the PCIF1 gene encoding mRNA (2'-O-methyladenosine-N(6)-)-methyltransferase isoform X2 — MANENHGSPREEASLLSHSPGTSNQSQPCSPKPIRLVQDLPEELVHAGWEKCWSRRENRPYYFNRFTNQSLWEMPVLGQHDVISDPLGLNATPLPQDSSLVETPPAENKPRKRQLSEEQPSGNGVKKPKIEIPVTPTGPSVPSSPSIPGTPTLKMWGTSPEDKQQAALLRPTEVYWDLDIQTNAVIKHRGPSEVLPPHPEVELLRSQLILKLRQHYRELCQQREGIEPPRESFNRWMLERKVVDKGSDPLLPSNCEPVVSPSMFREIMNDIPIRLSRIKFREEAKRLLFKYAEAARRLIESRSASPDSRKVVKWNVEDTFSWLRKDHSASKEDYMDRLEHLRRQCGPHVSAAAKDSVEGICSKIYHISLEYVKRIREKHLAILKENNIPEEVEAPEVEPRLVYCYPVRLAVSAPPMPSVEMHMENNVVCIRYKGEMVKVSRNYFSKLWLLYRYSCIDDSAFERFLPRVWCLLRRYQMMFGVGLYEGTGLQGSLPVHVFEALHRLFSVSFECFASPLNCYFRQYCSAFPDTDGYFGSRGPCLDFSPLSGSFEANPPFCEELMDAMVSHFEKLLESSPEPLSFIVFIPEWREPPTPALTRMEQSRFKRHQLVLPAFEHEYRSGSQHVCKKEEMHYKAVHNTAVLFLQNDPGFAKWGPTPERLQELSTAYRQSGRSHGSSSSSSSSENKDRDSGREQGPSREPHPT, encoded by the exons ATGGCCAATGAGAATCACGGCAGCCCCCGGGAGGAAGCGTCCCTGCTGAGTCACTCCCCGGGCACCTCCAATCAGAGCCAGCCCTGTTCTCCAAAGCCCATCCGCCTGGTGCAGGACCTCCCAG AGGAGCTGGTGCACGCAGGCTGGGAGAAGTGCTGGAGCAGGAGGGAGAACCGTCCCTACTACTTCAACCGATTTACCAACCAGTCCCTGTGGGAGATGCCGGTGCTGGGCCAACATGACGTGATT TCGGACCCTTTGGGGCTGAATGCGACCCCACTGCCCCAAGACTCCAGTTTGGTGGAAACCCCCCCGGCTGAGAACAAGCCCCGAAAGCGGCAGCTCTCGGAAGAGCAGCCAAGCGGCAATGGTGTGAAGAAGCCCAAG ATTGAAATCCCTGTGACACCCACGGGCCCATCGGTGCCTAGCTCCCCCAGTATCCCAGGAACCCCAACACTGAAGATGTGGGGGACATCCCCTGAAGATAAACAGCAGGCGGCTCTCCTCCGGCCCACTGA GGTGTACTGGGATCTGGACATCCAGACCAACGCGGTCATCAAGCACCGGGGGCCTTCAGAGGTGCTGCCCCCGCACCCCGAGGTGGAGCTGCTGCGCTCCCAGCTCATCCTCAAGCTTCGGCAGCACTATCGGGAGCTGTGCCAGCAGCGAGAGG GCATCGAGCCCCCTCGAGAATCCTTCAACCGCTGGATGCTGGAGCGCAAGGTCGTGGACAAAGGCTCTGACCCCCTGTTGCCGAGCAACTGTGAACCGGTCGTGTCGCCCTCCATGTTTCGCGAAATCATGAATGACATTCCCATCAG GTTATCCCGAATCAAGTTCCGGGAGGAAGCCAAGCGCCTGCTCTTTAAATATGCAGAGGCTGCTAGGCGGCTCATCGAATCCAG GAGTGCGTCCCCCGACAGCAGGAAGGTGGTCAAATGGAACGTGGAGGACACCTTCAGCTGGCTGCGGAAGGACCACTCTGCCTCTAAGGAGGACTACATG GACCGCCTGGAGCATCTGCGGAGGCAGTGTGGCCCCCACGTCTCGGCCGCGGCCAAGGACTCCGTGGAGGGCATCTGCAGTAAGATCTACCACATCTCCCTGGAGTATGTCAAACGGATCCGAGAGAAGCACCTGGCCATCCTCAAGGAAAACAACATCCCAG AGGAGGTGGAGGCCCCAGAAGTGGAGCCCCGCCTGGTGTACTGTTACCCGGTCCGGCTGGCCGTGTCTGCGCCccccatgcccagcgtggagatGCATATGGAGAATAACGTGGTCTGCATCCGGTATAAGGGGGAGATGGTCAAGGTCAGCCGCAACTACTTCAGCAAGCTG TGGCTGCTTTACCGCTACAGCTGCATTGACGACTCTGCCTTTGAGCGGTTCCTGCCCCGAGTCTGGTGTCTTCTCCGACGGTACCAG ATGATGTTTGGCGTGGGCCTCTACGAGGGGACAGGCCTGCAGGGATCGCTGCCCGTGCACGTCTTTGAGGCCCTCCACCGGCTCTTCAGCGTCAGCTTTGAGTGCTTCGCCTCGCCCCTCAACTGCTACTTCCGCCAGTACTGCTCTGCCTTCCCAGACACAGATGGCTACTTCGGCTCCCGCGG GCCCTGCCTGGATTTTTCCCCGCTGAGTGGTTCCTTTGAGGCCAACCCTCCGTTCTGCGAGGAACTCATGGATGCCATGGTCTCTCACTTTGAG AAACTGCTCGAGAGCTCCCCGGAGCCCCTGTCCTTCATCGTGTTTATCCCGGAGTGGCGAGAACCCCCCACACCGGCGCTCACCCGCATGGAGCAGAGCCGCTTCAAACGCCACCAGCTGGTCCTGCCTGCCTTTGAGCACGAGTACCGCAGTGGCTCCCAGCACGTCTGCAAGAA GGAGGAAATGCACTACAAGGCCGTCCACAACACGGCCGTGCTCTTCCTACAGAACGACCCTGGCTTTGCCAAGTGGGGGCCGACGCCCGAGCGGCTGCAGGAGCTGAGCACCGCCTACCGGCAGTCAGGCCGCAGCCACGGCTCCAGTTCCTCGTCGTCTTCCTCCGAGAACAAGGACCGGGACTCCGGCCGCGAGCAGGGCCCCAGCCGCGAGCCTCACCCCACTTAA
- the PCIF1 gene encoding mRNA (2'-O-methyladenosine-N(6)-)-methyltransferase isoform X1 encodes MASCSFCGSGVGAEMANENHGSPREEASLLSHSPGTSNQSQPCSPKPIRLVQDLPEELVHAGWEKCWSRRENRPYYFNRFTNQSLWEMPVLGQHDVISDPLGLNATPLPQDSSLVETPPAENKPRKRQLSEEQPSGNGVKKPKIEIPVTPTGPSVPSSPSIPGTPTLKMWGTSPEDKQQAALLRPTEVYWDLDIQTNAVIKHRGPSEVLPPHPEVELLRSQLILKLRQHYRELCQQREGIEPPRESFNRWMLERKVVDKGSDPLLPSNCEPVVSPSMFREIMNDIPIRLSRIKFREEAKRLLFKYAEAARRLIESRSASPDSRKVVKWNVEDTFSWLRKDHSASKEDYMDRLEHLRRQCGPHVSAAAKDSVEGICSKIYHISLEYVKRIREKHLAILKENNIPEEVEAPEVEPRLVYCYPVRLAVSAPPMPSVEMHMENNVVCIRYKGEMVKVSRNYFSKLWLLYRYSCIDDSAFERFLPRVWCLLRRYQMMFGVGLYEGTGLQGSLPVHVFEALHRLFSVSFECFASPLNCYFRQYCSAFPDTDGYFGSRGPCLDFSPLSGSFEANPPFCEELMDAMVSHFEKLLESSPEPLSFIVFIPEWREPPTPALTRMEQSRFKRHQLVLPAFEHEYRSGSQHVCKKEEMHYKAVHNTAVLFLQNDPGFAKWGPTPERLQELSTAYRQSGRSHGSSSSSSSSENKDRDSGREQGPSREPHPT; translated from the exons ATGGCTTCGTGCTCTTTTTGTGG GTCCGGTGTGGGTGCGGAGATGGCCAATGAGAATCACGGCAGCCCCCGGGAGGAAGCGTCCCTGCTGAGTCACTCCCCGGGCACCTCCAATCAGAGCCAGCCCTGTTCTCCAAAGCCCATCCGCCTGGTGCAGGACCTCCCAG AGGAGCTGGTGCACGCAGGCTGGGAGAAGTGCTGGAGCAGGAGGGAGAACCGTCCCTACTACTTCAACCGATTTACCAACCAGTCCCTGTGGGAGATGCCGGTGCTGGGCCAACATGACGTGATT TCGGACCCTTTGGGGCTGAATGCGACCCCACTGCCCCAAGACTCCAGTTTGGTGGAAACCCCCCCGGCTGAGAACAAGCCCCGAAAGCGGCAGCTCTCGGAAGAGCAGCCAAGCGGCAATGGTGTGAAGAAGCCCAAG ATTGAAATCCCTGTGACACCCACGGGCCCATCGGTGCCTAGCTCCCCCAGTATCCCAGGAACCCCAACACTGAAGATGTGGGGGACATCCCCTGAAGATAAACAGCAGGCGGCTCTCCTCCGGCCCACTGA GGTGTACTGGGATCTGGACATCCAGACCAACGCGGTCATCAAGCACCGGGGGCCTTCAGAGGTGCTGCCCCCGCACCCCGAGGTGGAGCTGCTGCGCTCCCAGCTCATCCTCAAGCTTCGGCAGCACTATCGGGAGCTGTGCCAGCAGCGAGAGG GCATCGAGCCCCCTCGAGAATCCTTCAACCGCTGGATGCTGGAGCGCAAGGTCGTGGACAAAGGCTCTGACCCCCTGTTGCCGAGCAACTGTGAACCGGTCGTGTCGCCCTCCATGTTTCGCGAAATCATGAATGACATTCCCATCAG GTTATCCCGAATCAAGTTCCGGGAGGAAGCCAAGCGCCTGCTCTTTAAATATGCAGAGGCTGCTAGGCGGCTCATCGAATCCAG GAGTGCGTCCCCCGACAGCAGGAAGGTGGTCAAATGGAACGTGGAGGACACCTTCAGCTGGCTGCGGAAGGACCACTCTGCCTCTAAGGAGGACTACATG GACCGCCTGGAGCATCTGCGGAGGCAGTGTGGCCCCCACGTCTCGGCCGCGGCCAAGGACTCCGTGGAGGGCATCTGCAGTAAGATCTACCACATCTCCCTGGAGTATGTCAAACGGATCCGAGAGAAGCACCTGGCCATCCTCAAGGAAAACAACATCCCAG AGGAGGTGGAGGCCCCAGAAGTGGAGCCCCGCCTGGTGTACTGTTACCCGGTCCGGCTGGCCGTGTCTGCGCCccccatgcccagcgtggagatGCATATGGAGAATAACGTGGTCTGCATCCGGTATAAGGGGGAGATGGTCAAGGTCAGCCGCAACTACTTCAGCAAGCTG TGGCTGCTTTACCGCTACAGCTGCATTGACGACTCTGCCTTTGAGCGGTTCCTGCCCCGAGTCTGGTGTCTTCTCCGACGGTACCAG ATGATGTTTGGCGTGGGCCTCTACGAGGGGACAGGCCTGCAGGGATCGCTGCCCGTGCACGTCTTTGAGGCCCTCCACCGGCTCTTCAGCGTCAGCTTTGAGTGCTTCGCCTCGCCCCTCAACTGCTACTTCCGCCAGTACTGCTCTGCCTTCCCAGACACAGATGGCTACTTCGGCTCCCGCGG GCCCTGCCTGGATTTTTCCCCGCTGAGTGGTTCCTTTGAGGCCAACCCTCCGTTCTGCGAGGAACTCATGGATGCCATGGTCTCTCACTTTGAG AAACTGCTCGAGAGCTCCCCGGAGCCCCTGTCCTTCATCGTGTTTATCCCGGAGTGGCGAGAACCCCCCACACCGGCGCTCACCCGCATGGAGCAGAGCCGCTTCAAACGCCACCAGCTGGTCCTGCCTGCCTTTGAGCACGAGTACCGCAGTGGCTCCCAGCACGTCTGCAAGAA GGAGGAAATGCACTACAAGGCCGTCCACAACACGGCCGTGCTCTTCCTACAGAACGACCCTGGCTTTGCCAAGTGGGGGCCGACGCCCGAGCGGCTGCAGGAGCTGAGCACCGCCTACCGGCAGTCAGGCCGCAGCCACGGCTCCAGTTCCTCGTCGTCTTCCTCCGAGAACAAGGACCGGGACTCCGGCCGCGAGCAGGGCCCCAGCCGCGAGCCTCACCCCACTTAA
- the PCIF1 gene encoding mRNA (2'-O-methyladenosine-N(6)-)-methyltransferase isoform X3, with the protein MASCSFCGSGVGAEMANENHGSPREEASLLSHSPGTSNQSQPCSPKPIRLVQDLPEELVHAGWEKCWSRRENRPYYFNRFTNQSLWEMPVLGQHDVISDPLGLNATPLPQDSSLVETPPAENKPRKRQLSEEQPSGNGVKKPKIEIPVTPTGPSVPSSPSIPGTPTLKMWGTSPEDKQQAALLRPTEVYWDLDIQTNAVIKHRGPSEVLPPHPEVELLRSQLILKLRQHYRELCQQREGIEPPRESFNRWMLERKVVDKGSDPLLPSNCEPVVSPSMFREIMNDIPIRLSRIKFREEAKRLLFKYAEAARRLIESRSASPDSRKVVKWNVEDTFSWLRKDHSASKEDYMDRLEHLRRQCGPHVSAAAKDSVEGICSKIYHISLEYVKRIREKHLAILKENNIPEEVEAPEVEPRLVYCYPVRLAVSAPPMPSVEMHMENNVVCIRYKGEMVKVSRNYFSKLWLLYRYSCIDDSAFERFLPRVWCLLRRYQMMFGVGLYEGTGLQGSLPVHVFEALHRLFSVSFECFASPLNCYFRQYCSAFPDTDGYFGSRGPCLDFSPLSGSFEANPPFCEELMDAMVSHFEKLLESSPEPLSFIVFIPEWREPPTPALTRMEQSRFKRHQLVLPAFEHEYRSGSQHVCKKTTLALPSGGRRPSGCRS; encoded by the exons ATGGCTTCGTGCTCTTTTTGTGG GTCCGGTGTGGGTGCGGAGATGGCCAATGAGAATCACGGCAGCCCCCGGGAGGAAGCGTCCCTGCTGAGTCACTCCCCGGGCACCTCCAATCAGAGCCAGCCCTGTTCTCCAAAGCCCATCCGCCTGGTGCAGGACCTCCCAG AGGAGCTGGTGCACGCAGGCTGGGAGAAGTGCTGGAGCAGGAGGGAGAACCGTCCCTACTACTTCAACCGATTTACCAACCAGTCCCTGTGGGAGATGCCGGTGCTGGGCCAACATGACGTGATT TCGGACCCTTTGGGGCTGAATGCGACCCCACTGCCCCAAGACTCCAGTTTGGTGGAAACCCCCCCGGCTGAGAACAAGCCCCGAAAGCGGCAGCTCTCGGAAGAGCAGCCAAGCGGCAATGGTGTGAAGAAGCCCAAG ATTGAAATCCCTGTGACACCCACGGGCCCATCGGTGCCTAGCTCCCCCAGTATCCCAGGAACCCCAACACTGAAGATGTGGGGGACATCCCCTGAAGATAAACAGCAGGCGGCTCTCCTCCGGCCCACTGA GGTGTACTGGGATCTGGACATCCAGACCAACGCGGTCATCAAGCACCGGGGGCCTTCAGAGGTGCTGCCCCCGCACCCCGAGGTGGAGCTGCTGCGCTCCCAGCTCATCCTCAAGCTTCGGCAGCACTATCGGGAGCTGTGCCAGCAGCGAGAGG GCATCGAGCCCCCTCGAGAATCCTTCAACCGCTGGATGCTGGAGCGCAAGGTCGTGGACAAAGGCTCTGACCCCCTGTTGCCGAGCAACTGTGAACCGGTCGTGTCGCCCTCCATGTTTCGCGAAATCATGAATGACATTCCCATCAG GTTATCCCGAATCAAGTTCCGGGAGGAAGCCAAGCGCCTGCTCTTTAAATATGCAGAGGCTGCTAGGCGGCTCATCGAATCCAG GAGTGCGTCCCCCGACAGCAGGAAGGTGGTCAAATGGAACGTGGAGGACACCTTCAGCTGGCTGCGGAAGGACCACTCTGCCTCTAAGGAGGACTACATG GACCGCCTGGAGCATCTGCGGAGGCAGTGTGGCCCCCACGTCTCGGCCGCGGCCAAGGACTCCGTGGAGGGCATCTGCAGTAAGATCTACCACATCTCCCTGGAGTATGTCAAACGGATCCGAGAGAAGCACCTGGCCATCCTCAAGGAAAACAACATCCCAG AGGAGGTGGAGGCCCCAGAAGTGGAGCCCCGCCTGGTGTACTGTTACCCGGTCCGGCTGGCCGTGTCTGCGCCccccatgcccagcgtggagatGCATATGGAGAATAACGTGGTCTGCATCCGGTATAAGGGGGAGATGGTCAAGGTCAGCCGCAACTACTTCAGCAAGCTG TGGCTGCTTTACCGCTACAGCTGCATTGACGACTCTGCCTTTGAGCGGTTCCTGCCCCGAGTCTGGTGTCTTCTCCGACGGTACCAG ATGATGTTTGGCGTGGGCCTCTACGAGGGGACAGGCCTGCAGGGATCGCTGCCCGTGCACGTCTTTGAGGCCCTCCACCGGCTCTTCAGCGTCAGCTTTGAGTGCTTCGCCTCGCCCCTCAACTGCTACTTCCGCCAGTACTGCTCTGCCTTCCCAGACACAGATGGCTACTTCGGCTCCCGCGG GCCCTGCCTGGATTTTTCCCCGCTGAGTGGTTCCTTTGAGGCCAACCCTCCGTTCTGCGAGGAACTCATGGATGCCATGGTCTCTCACTTTGAG AAACTGCTCGAGAGCTCCCCGGAGCCCCTGTCCTTCATCGTGTTTATCCCGGAGTGGCGAGAACCCCCCACACCGGCGCTCACCCGCATGGAGCAGAGCCGCTTCAAACGCCACCAGCTGGTCCTGCCTGCCTTTGAGCACGAGTACCGCAGTGGCTCCCAGCACGTCTGCAAGAA AACGACCCTGGCTTTGCCAAGTGGGGGCCGACGCCCGAGCGGCTGCAGGAGCTGA